A genomic segment from Armatimonadota bacterium encodes:
- the hisH gene encoding imidazole glycerol phosphate synthase subunit HisH, producing MIALIDYGMGNLGSVHKALLRVGCEAEITDDPDKISRAKAVVLPGVGAFDDCVKNLVDRGLDVAVKEAVNAGKPFLGICLGLQMLFDSSEEGGKYPGLGIVPGKVVRFTHDLKIPQIGWNQISIRKQAPHFAGVPDGSWVYFVHSYYVVPEDESVVATVTNYGYDFVSAIWQDNVFATQFHPEKSQAVGLRILENFANVVNG from the coding sequence ATGATTGCTCTCATCGACTATGGAATGGGGAATCTCGGCAGCGTCCACAAGGCGCTCCTGAGGGTGGGCTGCGAGGCGGAGATCACCGACGATCCCGACAAGATATCCCGCGCGAAAGCCGTGGTTCTGCCCGGCGTGGGCGCCTTCGACGACTGTGTGAAGAACCTCGTGGATCGCGGCCTTGATGTGGCGGTGAAGGAGGCCGTCAACGCCGGCAAGCCATTCCTCGGGATCTGTCTGGGCTTGCAGATGCTTTTCGACAGCAGCGAGGAAGGCGGCAAGTACCCCGGTCTGGGCATCGTGCCGGGGAAGGTCGTCCGGTTCACCCACGACTTGAAAATCCCTCAGATTGGCTGGAATCAGATCTCCATCCGCAAGCAAGCGCCACATTTTGCAGGTGTGCCGGACGGTTCGTGGGTCTACTTCGTACACTCCTACTACGTGGTTCCGGAAGACGAGTCGGTGGTGGCGACGGTGACTAACTACGGCTACGACTTCGTCAGCGCGATCTGGCAAGATAACGTCTTTGCGACCCAGTTCCATCCCGAGAAGAGCCAGGCCGTGGGGCTTCGGATTCTGGAGAACTTTGCGAATGTGGTCAACGGTTAG
- a CDS encoding AAA family ATPase has translation MITRIYIDNYKCFSNFEYRPAANELLLGRNGVGKSSVFDVLRMLRGLVYDGTSIADSDCLGLGTRTIWDTRENQLFELEVAGNGGAYHYSLSIEYDEEKTRSRIGVEELKFSPRDSAELRLFRRERDEGWLFRDNGSDGPEVRLDWNRSGLFSIQPRHDNTRLTWFKERLGQTHCIRVVPAQMSGWTEREDDAPDSTLSNLSSWYRHLNQEEPRVRDALHRSLQAVIDGFSTFSLRRVTEEGRRLVVELESEGSPHTYDLSQLSDGQRALIGLYTLSAYASQYPSSAAKSVTLCVDEPENFVALSELQPWIHEMEDCVDGERVQLLLASHHPEFINHYAHTSAVLLYRVRGGPTRVRAFDGANPDGLAPAEIVARGWEDE, from the coding sequence GTGATTACCCGCATCTACATCGACAACTACAAGTGCTTCAGCAACTTCGAGTACCGCCCGGCTGCGAATGAGCTGTTGCTAGGGAGAAATGGTGTCGGCAAATCATCCGTGTTCGACGTTCTGAGGATGCTGCGTGGCCTAGTGTACGATGGCACCTCCATAGCAGACTCTGACTGCCTGGGCTTGGGCACGCGCACCATCTGGGACACACGCGAAAATCAGTTGTTCGAGCTCGAGGTCGCCGGGAATGGCGGAGCCTATCACTATTCGCTCAGCATCGAGTATGATGAGGAGAAAACACGGTCCCGGATAGGCGTCGAGGAGCTGAAGTTCAGCCCGAGGGACTCCGCAGAACTGCGCCTGTTCCGGCGTGAGCGCGACGAAGGTTGGCTGTTTCGCGACAACGGGAGCGACGGACCGGAGGTGAGGTTGGATTGGAATCGATCCGGTCTCTTCTCGATCCAGCCACGACACGACAACACACGGCTGACTTGGTTCAAGGAACGCTTGGGCCAGACACACTGCATTCGCGTTGTACCCGCCCAGATGTCCGGATGGACTGAACGCGAAGACGACGCACCAGACTCAACACTCTCAAACCTGTCTTCGTGGTATCGACACCTCAACCAGGAGGAGCCTCGTGTTCGAGACGCCCTCCACCGCTCGCTGCAGGCCGTGATAGACGGATTCTCAACTTTCTCGTTGAGGCGCGTCACTGAGGAAGGCAGGCGCCTAGTCGTGGAACTGGAGTCGGAGGGCAGCCCGCACACCTACGACCTAAGCCAGCTTTCGGACGGGCAACGTGCCCTTATTGGGCTCTATACGCTCAGCGCATACGCGTCACAGTACCCTTCGAGCGCAGCCAAGTCGGTAACGCTGTGTGTGGACGAACCCGAGAACTTCGTGGCGCTCTCAGAACTCCAGCCCTGGATCCACGAGATGGAGGACTGCGTGGATGGCGAGCGAGTCCAATTGCTGCTTGCCTCCCACCATCCGGAGTTCATCAACCACTATGCGCATACAAGCGCGGTGCTTCTGTACCGCGTGAGAGGGGGGCCAACCCGGGTAAGGGCTTTCGATGGGGCCAACCCAGACGGCTTGGCACCTGCCGAGATTGTGGCACGGGGGTGGGAAGATGAGTAG
- a CDS encoding GNAT family N-acetyltransferase, which translates to MVQIRPFDWRRHGRAVVEFQREIYETNFPGFVADAQFLRDYGEQLRRSYRNDATEGLFVLEDGRRTLGFLWLSLIATMVDPCIGYIKNIYVAPDIRGQGYGKMLLGFAETWCLQRGVERLSLDASCCNESAVALYKHCGYRIARVRMEKDIQPRVGDTKGEWPAEVEHLGSLED; encoded by the coding sequence ATGGTTCAAATCAGGCCGTTTGACTGGCGCAGGCATGGCCGGGCGGTGGTCGAGTTCCAGCGCGAAATCTACGAAACCAACTTCCCGGGCTTTGTTGCTGATGCCCAGTTCCTTCGGGACTACGGCGAGCAACTACGGCGATCGTACCGTAACGACGCCACAGAAGGTCTCTTTGTCCTGGAAGACGGGCGGCGCACCCTCGGTTTCCTGTGGCTGTCACTGATCGCCACAATGGTCGATCCGTGCATTGGATACATCAAGAATATATACGTCGCGCCGGACATCCGTGGGCAGGGCTACGGCAAGATGCTCCTGGGTTTCGCCGAGACCTGGTGCCTTCAAAGAGGCGTGGAACGCCTTAGCCTTGATGCCAGTTGCTGCAACGAGTCAGCAGTGGCGCTCTACAAGCACTGCGGCTACCGCATCGCCCGAGTCCGGATGGAGAAGGATATCCAACCAAGGGTGGGCGACACAAAAGGCGAATGGCCCGCGGAGGTGGAGCATTTGGGGTCGCTCGAGGACTGA
- a CDS encoding carbon-nitrogen hydrolase family protein: MQTIRGLLLIAMLGGSILAANAADRVVVLSSVCLLEGKEFQNPEYVLQMAERACAIPGSDLVVLPYTPFLTFRTGHEAQDLSAFRTLAAANRTYLALAMIEDDGERVYATSVLLDRGGKVAFKSRKTHALPDDDLSLGDDLEVFTTDFGVIGATIGTDFYFPEIYEVLRMKGAEILLWQHFPERFRDHSTWEPLLTARAVDSHAHLIAAHYSDPRPYISNRYNYGMQGAAWGRSMIVNRVGVPIADTGFEDGVATATVNLDKRKVDPYKGWKKDENCFYVNVLGDRKAFHPVAEPWSPPELPRYEKRTARLAVIAMNSENIWRDGELPQRLFELIDKAAELKPDIILASEQAAKAEDPVTQQAFAVIAEKAREYGCYILIGGLGDKDFISIARLWDRQGREVFGQPIYWPSGFPELTWIDTDFARISTHTCGDLYAPFLDRTLALNGVELLLDPSQMWGPNGRVNETLLRARAADNAFWVACSHWNSSDASLRSVIIDPYGQVMASSGFQQEGVISYDIDFSASRVYYEGLRADQPKRGEWDIPSYFTEDMPEQKPGWREMIFSRRRPELYGIIPTTNEVIMKYRPEKWPE; encoded by the coding sequence ATGCAAACCATTCGAGGGTTGCTTCTGATCGCCATGCTGGGAGGGTCTATCTTGGCCGCCAACGCCGCCGACCGTGTCGTCGTCCTGTCTTCCGTGTGCCTGCTGGAGGGCAAGGAGTTCCAGAACCCGGAGTACGTCCTGCAGATGGCCGAACGCGCCTGCGCAATACCGGGCAGCGATCTCGTGGTGCTGCCCTACACGCCGTTCCTCACCTTCCGCACGGGGCACGAGGCACAGGACCTTTCTGCCTTCCGAACGCTCGCCGCGGCCAACCGCACCTACCTCGCCCTGGCGATGATTGAGGACGATGGGGAGCGGGTCTATGCCACCTCGGTGCTTCTCGACCGCGGAGGCAAGGTGGCGTTCAAGTCCCGCAAGACCCACGCCCTGCCCGACGACGACCTGTCCCTCGGCGACGATCTCGAGGTGTTCACCACCGATTTCGGCGTCATCGGCGCAACCATCGGCACCGACTTCTATTTTCCGGAGATCTACGAGGTCCTGCGCATGAAGGGCGCGGAGATCCTCTTGTGGCAGCATTTCCCCGAACGCTTCCGGGACCACAGCACCTGGGAGCCGCTCCTTACCGCGCGGGCCGTCGACAGCCACGCGCACCTCATCGCCGCGCACTATTCCGACCCGCGCCCGTATATCAGCAACCGCTACAACTACGGCATGCAGGGCGCTGCCTGGGGACGGAGCATGATCGTGAACCGCGTTGGGGTGCCAATCGCCGACACCGGCTTCGAGGACGGCGTGGCCACCGCTACCGTGAACCTGGACAAGCGCAAGGTGGACCCTTACAAAGGCTGGAAGAAGGACGAGAACTGCTTCTACGTAAACGTCCTCGGCGACCGGAAAGCATTCCACCCGGTGGCCGAACCGTGGTCACCGCCGGAGCTTCCCCGGTATGAGAAACGCACCGCGCGCCTGGCCGTGATCGCCATGAACTCCGAGAATATCTGGCGCGATGGGGAGCTTCCCCAGCGGCTGTTCGAACTCATCGACAAAGCCGCGGAACTCAAACCGGACATCATTCTGGCGTCCGAGCAGGCGGCGAAGGCGGAGGACCCGGTCACTCAGCAGGCCTTCGCGGTCATCGCCGAGAAGGCCCGCGAATACGGCTGCTATATCCTCATCGGCGGCCTGGGCGACAAAGACTTCATCAGCATCGCGCGCCTGTGGGACCGGCAAGGCAGGGAGGTGTTCGGGCAACCCATCTACTGGCCCAGCGGGTTCCCCGAACTGACCTGGATCGACACGGACTTCGCGCGCATCAGCACCCACACCTGCGGCGACCTGTATGCTCCCTTCCTGGACCGGACGCTTGCCCTGAACGGTGTGGAGCTGCTGCTGGACCCAAGCCAGATGTGGGGACCCAATGGCCGTGTGAATGAGACGCTCCTGCGCGCTCGGGCCGCGGACAATGCATTCTGGGTGGCCTGCTCACACTGGAACTCCTCGGACGCCAGCCTGCGCAGCGTGATCATCGACCCGTACGGGCAGGTCATGGCGTCCTCGGGCTTCCAGCAGGAGGGGGTCATCAGCTACGACATCGACTTCAGCGCAAGCCGGGTGTACTACGAGGGCCTGCGCGCGGACCAGCCGAAACGCGGCGAGTGGGACATCCCCAGCTATTTCACCGAGGATATGCCGGAGCAGAAGCCGGGCTGGCGCGAGATGATCTTCTCCCGCCGCCGGCCGGAACTGTATGGGATCATCCCGACGACCAACGAGGTCATCATGAAGTACCGGCCGGAGAAATGGCCGGAGTGA
- a CDS encoding tetratricopeptide repeat protein, which produces MSEETRSHATLEQEIAQAQTFIRASQFDSAVGLCESIVERYPESGAAWAVLGDAYAGTGDWPKAVDFYERALDLNFDRAVMERLAAARRHAIRGDEAPVVSPPIVAPAPARKAWTPTWVIVAVILGILMIPILGLLLVRAANGGGAQELEYTPTATDAEVATQAEGVSAPVAPGPAGPLPDTTRPPLGSAAVPTASGPQYRSPVGGSSANPPVQRPQGQRVQRASSAVASDVDRRIMSQLHLERAGAGGLSAKATAMAFDEYAGLGILTISMPPTSDLGRLENELLIAAFYAGVNAMRTEQGLGTLIVRALARVPDDSGREQDVMVFRASITRPNIEPWLSAQTLPSAQQIAGQILQDIWWDHQAIARMVQARSRQEEE; this is translated from the coding sequence TTGTCCGAAGAGACCCGGTCGCACGCTACATTGGAGCAAGAGATCGCTCAGGCGCAGACCTTCATACGTGCCAGCCAGTTCGACTCCGCCGTTGGCCTGTGTGAGAGTATTGTCGAACGCTACCCGGAGAGCGGCGCCGCGTGGGCGGTGCTGGGTGACGCGTACGCGGGAACCGGCGACTGGCCGAAAGCGGTGGATTTCTATGAGCGCGCGCTGGACCTGAACTTCGACCGAGCCGTCATGGAGCGCCTTGCCGCAGCGCGGCGTCATGCAATCCGCGGTGATGAGGCCCCAGTGGTGTCCCCCCCGATCGTAGCTCCAGCCCCTGCCCGCAAGGCTTGGACTCCCACGTGGGTGATCGTCGCGGTCATACTGGGCATCCTGATGATACCGATTCTCGGTCTCCTTCTCGTCAGGGCCGCGAATGGTGGCGGCGCCCAGGAGCTGGAATATACGCCGACCGCCACGGATGCGGAGGTCGCCACGCAGGCGGAAGGTGTATCCGCGCCCGTGGCTCCGGGGCCGGCGGGCCCGCTGCCGGACACAACGCGGCCCCCTCTTGGCTCGGCTGCCGTGCCCACCGCAAGCGGGCCGCAATATCGCAGTCCGGTGGGCGGCTCAAGCGCGAATCCACCCGTTCAGCGCCCTCAGGGACAGCGAGTGCAGCGGGCGTCGTCCGCCGTGGCCAGCGATGTAGACCGGCGGATCATGTCACAGCTCCATCTCGAACGCGCGGGGGCAGGCGGCCTGTCCGCGAAAGCCACCGCGATGGCCTTCGACGAGTACGCCGGGCTCGGCATCCTGACCATCTCAATGCCGCCCACCTCCGACCTCGGACGACTTGAGAACGAGTTGCTCATCGCCGCATTCTATGCCGGTGTCAATGCCATGCGCACCGAACAGGGACTGGGTACCCTCATTGTTCGCGCTCTTGCCCGCGTTCCCGACGACAGCGGCCGAGAGCAGGATGTCATGGTATTCCGGGCTTCAATCACCCGTCCAAACATCGAGCCGTGGCTGTCCGCACAAACGTTGCCAAGTGCCCAGCAGATCGCCGGCCAGATCCTCCAGGACATCTGGTGGGACCATCAGGCCATCGCGCGCATGGTCCAGGCGCGGTCACGTCAGGAAGAGGAATAG
- the hisD gene encoding histidinol dehydrogenase, with translation MTIVKVERLSDLTPERRQAILSRSMEEIGDVFDNVRQICEDIRKRGDQVSLEHYKKLKEDIVPADLKVTRAEIDAAYAQVGDKVVEQLRFVAANIEKFHRAQFERDMWSVEIAPGILAGRITRPMDSAGCYIPGRQANYPSSVLMTIIPAKVAGVQQIVACTPPDTGMVANNTSLVAADIAGCADIFKIGGPWAVASMAYGTDLVPKVDKIVGPGNKYVTAAKMAVFGSVAIDSPAGPSEILILADDTANPEWIAMDFYSQVEHDQDAAAVLVTPDAGLAQAVADAINDKFKTIARREILAPALEHNSAILVADTMDDAIDFTNEYATEHLEVVTRDPMLMLPRIKHAGSIFLGPYAPVPVGDYASGTNHVLPTGQCARMFSGLSTDDFIKKPTWQFLSRDGLKHLSEAVLVLSEAEGLPLHGETVRVRLEE, from the coding sequence ATGACCATTGTCAAAGTCGAGCGGCTGTCCGACCTCACCCCCGAACGCCGGCAGGCAATCCTGAGCCGCTCCATGGAGGAGATTGGGGACGTCTTCGACAACGTGCGCCAGATCTGCGAGGACATCCGCAAGCGCGGAGATCAGGTCTCTCTGGAGCATTACAAGAAGCTCAAGGAAGATATCGTGCCGGCCGATCTGAAGGTGACCCGCGCTGAGATCGATGCCGCTTACGCACAGGTTGGCGACAAGGTCGTCGAGCAACTCAGGTTCGTGGCCGCAAACATCGAGAAGTTCCACCGCGCCCAGTTCGAGCGAGACATGTGGTCTGTGGAGATTGCTCCGGGCATACTGGCCGGGCGCATCACCCGGCCCATGGACAGTGCGGGCTGCTACATCCCGGGGCGCCAGGCGAACTACCCCTCCAGCGTTCTCATGACCATCATCCCGGCCAAGGTGGCGGGGGTGCAGCAGATCGTGGCCTGCACTCCGCCCGACACCGGTATGGTCGCCAACAACACCTCACTGGTTGCCGCGGACATCGCCGGTTGTGCCGATATCTTCAAGATCGGCGGCCCGTGGGCAGTTGCGAGTATGGCCTATGGTACCGATCTGGTACCCAAGGTGGACAAGATTGTGGGACCGGGCAACAAATATGTGACTGCTGCGAAAATGGCGGTCTTCGGCTCCGTTGCCATCGACTCCCCAGCGGGCCCCAGCGAGATCTTGATTTTGGCCGACGACACCGCTAACCCCGAGTGGATTGCGATGGATTTCTACTCGCAGGTCGAGCATGACCAGGACGCCGCCGCGGTTCTCGTCACCCCGGACGCCGGTCTTGCACAGGCTGTTGCTGACGCGATCAATGACAAGTTCAAGACCATCGCCCGGCGCGAGATACTCGCCCCGGCGCTGGAGCACAATTCGGCGATTCTCGTGGCAGACACCATGGATGACGCTATCGATTTCACCAATGAGTACGCCACCGAGCATCTCGAGGTGGTCACCCGCGACCCCATGCTCATGCTCCCGCGCATCAAGCACGCGGGCTCCATCTTCCTGGGGCCATACGCCCCGGTACCGGTAGGCGACTACGCCTCCGGCACCAACCACGTCCTGCCTACCGGCCAGTGCGCGCGGATGTTCAGTGGCCTGTCTACCGATGATTTCATCAAGAAGCCGACCTGGCAATTCCTGTCCAGGGATGGCCTGAAGCACCTGTCCGAGGCCGTTCTAGTTCTTTCCGAGGCCGAGGGCCTGCCGTTGCACGGCGAGACCGTGCGGGTGCGGCTGGAGGAGTAG
- the hisA gene encoding 1-(5-phosphoribosyl)-5-[(5-phosphoribosylamino)methylideneamino]imidazole-4-carboxamide isomerase has protein sequence MLVIPAIDISQGQCVRLQQGDMNRKTVFGNDPAEVAKRWADCGAEVIHVVDLDGAVGGSSANLEAVKAIVERAGVPVELGGGLRTLEDVGRVLDMGVQWAIMGTAALENRDELAACLDQFPDRIIVGIDARDGRVAVKGWVETSGVSAIDLARDVAEMGVKRVIFTDIATDGMLAGPNLTSTRAIAEAAPLEVIASGGVTTLDDIRAVRMLEPSGVVGCIVGRALYSGTIDLTEAIALATEF, from the coding sequence TTGCTCGTCATTCCAGCAATCGATATTTCGCAAGGCCAGTGTGTTCGCCTGCAGCAGGGCGACATGAACCGAAAGACCGTGTTTGGCAACGATCCTGCCGAAGTCGCAAAGAGGTGGGCAGATTGCGGAGCCGAGGTCATTCACGTGGTTGATCTTGACGGTGCGGTGGGGGGGAGCTCCGCCAATCTCGAAGCCGTCAAGGCTATCGTCGAGCGCGCCGGAGTGCCCGTGGAACTCGGCGGAGGATTGCGGACGCTCGAGGATGTCGGCCGCGTCCTGGACATGGGGGTCCAGTGGGCGATCATGGGCACCGCCGCGCTGGAGAACCGAGACGAGTTGGCGGCATGTCTCGACCAGTTTCCCGACCGGATCATCGTCGGCATCGACGCGCGGGACGGCCGGGTGGCGGTGAAGGGGTGGGTAGAGACCAGCGGAGTCAGCGCCATCGATTTGGCCCGAGATGTGGCAGAGATGGGCGTGAAGCGCGTGATCTTCACCGACATCGCCACCGACGGCATGCTGGCCGGACCGAACCTCACCAGCACCCGGGCCATTGCGGAAGCCGCGCCACTCGAGGTCATCGCCTCCGGCGGCGTCACCACCCTCGACGATATCCGCGCGGTTCGCATGCTCGAACCCTCCGGGGTTGTGGGTTGCATTGTGGGCCGGGCTCTATACAGCGGCACCATTGACTTGACCGAAGCGATCGCGCTTGCGACAGAGTTCTGA
- a CDS encoding Gfo/Idh/MocA family oxidoreductase, whose protein sequence is MPDRLGIAINASGWVSVEYAKAITRNPRAQLVGITSRNPDNARRFVAELGLDCTVFPNYEALLADSRVDAVAITTPNYLHASDAIAACKAGKHIILEKPPAITQDECDALQSAVQEAGITSVVGFVLRWNPLVTNIRALQEQGALGDIIFAQTDYWHGAGRVISPDRWIAKRQFTGSAMLAGGSHAVDMIRFLVGSEVVEVAAFARKGLDTFEFDMTETGILRFENGAVGRVSASLEIVGPYQFNIELLGTGGTVRDNRIWSRKLAPKQSDFIEIPCVLPNSGDVAHHPFQQEVDHFVDCALSGRDCEPNIADGLRTVRVCLALDESAASGQTVRVRR, encoded by the coding sequence ATGCCCGACCGTCTCGGAATAGCGATCAATGCCAGCGGATGGGTGTCCGTCGAGTACGCGAAGGCCATCACCCGCAACCCCCGGGCCCAACTCGTGGGCATCACCAGCCGCAACCCGGACAATGCGCGGCGGTTCGTGGCCGAATTGGGCCTGGACTGCACTGTGTTCCCGAACTACGAGGCGCTCCTCGCCGACAGTCGTGTGGATGCAGTGGCGATCACCACCCCCAACTACCTGCATGCTTCGGACGCCATCGCGGCGTGCAAGGCGGGCAAGCATATCATCCTGGAGAAGCCGCCGGCAATCACGCAGGATGAGTGCGATGCGCTCCAGTCGGCGGTTCAGGAGGCGGGGATCACCAGCGTGGTCGGCTTCGTGCTGCGCTGGAATCCGCTGGTCACCAATATCCGGGCCCTGCAGGAGCAAGGGGCGCTGGGTGACATCATCTTCGCCCAAACCGACTACTGGCACGGCGCCGGGCGAGTCATCAGCCCGGATCGATGGATCGCGAAGCGGCAGTTCACGGGCAGCGCCATGCTCGCCGGAGGCAGCCACGCGGTAGACATGATTCGGTTCCTGGTGGGCAGCGAAGTCGTGGAAGTGGCCGCCTTCGCCCGCAAGGGCCTGGACACGTTCGAGTTCGACATGACCGAGACCGGCATCCTGCGTTTCGAGAACGGCGCGGTGGGGCGGGTATCGGCCTCCCTGGAGATTGTGGGGCCCTACCAGTTCAACATCGAGCTACTGGGCACTGGCGGCACCGTCCGGGACAACCGGATCTGGTCCAGGAAGCTGGCGCCCAAACAGTCGGACTTCATAGAAATCCCCTGCGTCCTGCCCAACAGCGGTGACGTGGCTCATCACCCATTCCAGCAGGAGGTGGACCACTTCGTGGACTGCGCGCTGTCAGGCCGCGACTGCGAGCCGAATATCGCGGACGGTCTGCGGACGGTCAGAGTGTGTCTTGCTCTGGATGAGTCGGCGGCGTCTGGTCAGACGGTGCGCGTCCGCCGGTGA
- a CDS encoding Gfo/Idh/MocA family oxidoreductase: MEQLGIAIIGLRMGYGHFRNAQTLPGTKLVAVCDLDQDLLAQTQREFDVPFATTEFEAVLERDDVHIVSITTPDPLHHPQTLAALEAGKHVLVEKPMALNVQECEDMVNAARERNLKLMVAHVCRFYSFFEQVKTWSEDGTLGKPYYVETSYIHNYEDIPGVGDWRWDPEKRHPFVGGACHAVDLARWLGGDIEEVHAYGNHFNIPQQKWEDHIIANVKFKSGAVGRIMNSSGCPRPYNIECEVWGTEGTICGDNTRDVAQLALRTTGYKKWLTYPKETMAKAIANEIGHFVDCVRNDKTPLIDGVDGAKTIATCWAVIESIASGQPVKVRNEF; encoded by the coding sequence ATGGAACAACTGGGAATCGCCATCATCGGCCTGCGCATGGGATACGGGCATTTCCGTAATGCCCAGACCTTGCCGGGCACGAAACTTGTCGCCGTCTGCGATCTGGACCAGGATCTGCTCGCCCAGACCCAACGCGAGTTCGACGTTCCCTTCGCCACCACCGAGTTCGAGGCCGTGCTGGAGCGCGATGACGTGCATATCGTCTCCATCACCACCCCGGACCCCCTGCACCACCCGCAGACCCTTGCGGCCCTGGAAGCTGGTAAGCATGTGCTTGTGGAGAAGCCCATGGCCCTGAATGTGCAGGAATGCGAGGACATGGTCAACGCCGCCCGCGAACGCAATCTCAAGCTGATGGTGGCCCATGTCTGCCGCTTCTACAGCTTTTTCGAGCAGGTGAAGACCTGGTCGGAGGACGGAACCCTGGGCAAGCCGTACTACGTGGAGACCAGCTACATCCACAACTACGAGGACATCCCGGGCGTGGGCGACTGGCGCTGGGACCCGGAGAAGCGCCATCCTTTCGTGGGCGGGGCTTGTCACGCGGTTGATCTCGCGCGCTGGCTGGGCGGGGACATAGAGGAAGTCCACGCCTACGGCAACCACTTCAATATCCCGCAACAGAAGTGGGAAGACCATATAATCGCCAACGTGAAGTTCAAGAGCGGCGCGGTGGGCCGCATCATGAACTCCTCGGGCTGCCCGCGTCCGTACAATATCGAGTGCGAGGTCTGGGGAACCGAGGGGACTATCTGCGGGGACAATACCCGGGACGTGGCGCAACTGGCCCTGCGCACCACAGGCTACAAGAAGTGGCTGACGTACCCGAAGGAGACCATGGCCAAGGCCATCGCCAACGAGATCGGGCATTTCGTGGATTGCGTACGCAATGACAAGACGCCGCTGATCGACGGCGTTGACGGTGCGAAGACCATCGCGACCTGCTGGGCGGTCATCGAATCCATCGCCAGCGGCCAGCCGGTCAAGGTAAGGAATGAGTTCTGA
- a CDS encoding cold-shock protein: MATGTVKWFNDDKGFGFIETEGHADVFVHFSAITGEGYRSLNEGAKVEFDIVPDAKGPRAANVTVIG, encoded by the coding sequence ATGGCAACAGGCACCGTCAAATGGTTCAACGACGATAAGGGTTTCGGTTTCATCGAGACGGAGGGGCACGCAGACGTCTTCGTGCACTTCTCTGCTATCACCGGCGAGGGCTACCGCAGCCTGAACGAGGGCGCGAAGGTCGAGTTCGACATCGTCCCTGACGCCAAGGGCCCCCGGGCAGCCAACGTCACCGTTATCGGCTAA